One stretch of Macaca nemestrina isolate mMacNem1 chromosome 17, mMacNem.hap1, whole genome shotgun sequence DNA includes these proteins:
- the LOC105474272 gene encoding pigment epithelium-derived factor, protein MQALVLFLCFAALLGHSSCQSLASGPEEGSPDPDSTGGLVEEEDPFFKVPVNKLAAAVSNFGYDLYRVRSSMSPTTNVLLSPLSVATALSALSLGAEQRTESVIHRALYYDLISSPDIHGTYKELLGMVTAPQKNLKSASRIVFEKKLRIKSSFVAPLEKSYGTRPRVLTGNPRLDLQEINNWVQAQMKGKLARSTKELPDEISILLLGVAYFKGQWVTKFDPRKTSLEDFHLDEERTVRVPMMSDPKAILRYGLDSDLSCKIAQLPLTGSMSIIFFLPLKVTQNLTLIEESLTSEFIHDIDRELKTVQAALTLPKLKLSYEGEVTKSLQETKLQSLFDSPDFSKITGKPIKLTQVEHRAGFEWNEDGAGATPSPGLQPAHLTFLLDYHLNQPFIFVLRDTDTGALLFIGKILDPRGT, encoded by the exons ATGCAGGCCCTGGTGCTATTCCTCTGCTTTGCAGCTCTCCTCGGGCACAGCAGCTGCCAGAGCCTCGCCAGCGGCCCGGAGGAG GGCTCCCCAGACCCCGACAGCACAGGAGggctggtggaggaggaggatCCTTTCTTCAAAGTCCCGGTGAACAAGCTGGCAGCGGCTGTCTCCAACTTTGGCTATGACCTGTACCGGGTGCGGTCCAGCATGAGCCCCACGACCAACGTGCTCCTGTCTCCTCTCAGTGTGGCCACGGCCCTCTCGGCTCTCTCGCTGG GAGCGGAGCAGCGAACGGAATCCGTCATTCACCGGGCTCTCTACTATGACCTGATCAGCAGCCCAGACATCCACGGCACCTACAAGGAGCTCCTTGGCATGGTCACCGCTCCCCAGAAAAACCTCAAGAGTGCCTCCCGGATCGTCTTTGAGAAGA AGCTGCGCATAAAATCCAGCTTTGTGGCACCCCTGGAAAAGTCATATGGGACCAGGCCCAGAGTCCTGACGGGCAACCCTCGCTTGGACCTGCAGGAGATCAACAACTGGGTGCAGGCCCAGATGAAAGGGAAGCTCGCCAGGTCCACGAAGGAACTGCCCGATGAGATCAGTATTCTCCTTCTCGGTGTGGCGTACTTCAAGG GGCAGTGGGTAACAAAGTTTGACCCCAGAAAGACTTCCCTCGAGGACTTCCACTTGGATGAAGAGAGGACCGTGAGGGTCCCCATGATGTCAGACCCTAAGGCTATTTTACGCTATGGCTTGGATTCGGATCTCAGCTGCAAG ATTGCCCAGCTGCCTTTGACCGGAAGCATGAGTATCATCTTCTTCCTGCCCCTCAAAGTGACCCAGAATTTGACCCTGATAGAGGAGAGCCTCACCTCCGAGTTCATTCACGACATAGACCGGGAACTGAAGACGGTGCAGGCGGCCCTGACCCTCCCCAAGCTGAAGCTGAGTTACGAAGGCGAAGTCACCAAGTCGCTGCAGGAGACGA AGCTGCAGTCTTTGTTTGATTCACCAGACTTTAGCAAGATCACAGGCAAACCCATCAAGCTGACTCAAGTGGAACACCGGGCCGGCTTCGAGTGGAACGAGGATGGGGCGGGAGCCACCCCCAGCCCGGGGCTGCAGCCTGCGCACCTCACCTTCCTGCTGGACTATCACCTTAACCAGCCTTTCATCTTCGTCCTGAGGGACACGGACACAGGGGCCCTTCTCTTCATTGGCAAGATTCTGGACCCCAGAGGCACCTAA
- the LOC105474277 gene encoding SET and MYND domain-containing protein 4 isoform X3 translates to MSLCYANRSAALFHLGQYETCIKDISRAQTHGYPERLQPKIMLRRAECLVALGRLQEASQTVGDLERNFTATPTLADVPRQTLQRNLHHLKMKVQEKENPTETFPATLAKTLEDVALRGENERLSNASSSVGLCIDPLKGRYLVATKDILPGELLVKEDAFVSVLNPGELPPPHHGLDSQWDTRVTNRDLYCHRCLKHTLATVPCDGCSYAKYCSQECLQQAWELYHRTECPLGGLLLTLGVFCHIALRLTLVVGVEDVRKIMKKLCVKISNKDICLPESDNQVKTLNYGQGESEKNGNVVETPIPGCDANGKYDSNYDAVFNLLPHTENHSPEHKFLCALCVSVLCRQLEAASLQAIPTGVNSSQLTAAVTPESCPDVTIWGVAMLRHMLQLQCNAQAITTVQHTGSKGSIVTDSRQVRLATGIFPVISLLNHSCSPNTSVSFISTVATIRASQRIGKGQEILHCYGPHKSRMGVAERQQKLRSQYFFDCTCPACQTEAHRMAAGPRWKAFCCNSCRAPMQGDGVLRCGNRSCAESVVSRDHLVSRLQDLQQQVGVAQKLLRDGELERAVQLLSGCQRDAESFLWAEHAMVGEIADGLARACAALGDWQKSATHLQKSLRVVEVRHGPSSVEMGHELFKLAQIFFNGFAVPEALSAIQKAEEVLSLHCGPWDDEIQELQKMKSCLLDLPPTLVRSSV, encoded by the exons ATGTCGCTGTGCTATGCTAACCGCTCGGCAGCCCTCTTCCACCTGGGTCAGTACGAG ACGTGTATTAAAGACATTAGCAGAGCACAGACGCATGGCTATCCAGAAAGACTGCAGCCCAAGATCATGTTACGTAGAGCAGAATGTCTGGTGGCCCTGGGGAGACTACAGGAGGCGAGCCAGACCGTCGGTGATCTTGAAAGGAACTTCACGGCCACACCAACCCTAGCAGATGTCCCCCGTCAGACTCTGCAGAGAAACCTCCATCATCTGAAAATGAAGGTACAGGAAAAGGAGAATCCCACAGAAACCTTCCCAGCAACTCTGGCCAAAACCCTTGAGGATGTGGCGCTCAGGGGAGAGAATGAACGACTTTCCAACGCCTCATCATCCGTCGGCTTGTGCATAGATCCTTTAAAAGGTCGCTATCTTGTTGCCACGAAAGATATTCTCCCAGGAGAGCTCCTGGTGAAGGAGGATGCTTTTGTGAGTGTTCTCAACCCCGGAGAACTGCCACCACCGCATCATGGCCTAGACAGCCAGTGGGACACCAGAGTCACCAATAGGGACCTCTATTGTCACCGATGTTTGAAGCACACTTTGGCCACAGTTCCGTGTGACGGATGCAGTTATGCCAAGTATTGCAGCCAGGAGTGTTTGCAGCAGGCCTGGGAGCTCTACCACAGGACAGAATGTCCTCTGGGGGGGCTGCTTCTCACACTGGGTGTCTTTTGCCACATTGCCCTGAGGTTGACTCTTGTGGTGGGAGTTGAGGATGTTCGCAAAATCATGAAGAAGCTTTGTGTTAAGATTAGTAACAAGGACATCTGTTTACCAGAAAGCGACAATCAGGTCAAGACACTTAATTATGGCCAAGGAGAGAGTGAGAAAAATGGCAATGTGGTTGAGACCCCGATTCCTGGATGCGATGCTAATGGGAAGTATGACAGTAATTATGATGCTGTCTTCAACCTTTTGCCCCATACTGAAAACCATAGCCCGGAGCACAAATTCCTCTGTGCTCTCTGTGTTTCTGTACTGTGCAGGCAGCTAGAAGCAGCCAGTTTACAGGCCATCCCAACAGGTGTGAACTcctctcagctcacagcagcagTGACACCTGAGTCGTGTCCCGACGTGACTATTTGGGGAGTGGCAATGCTGAGGCACATGTTACAGCTGCAGTGTAATGCTCAGGCGATAACCACCGTACAACACACAG GATCTAAAGGGAGCATCGTTACTGACAGCAGGCAGGTGCGCCTTGCCACAGGCATCTTCCCCGTTATCAGCCTCCTGAACCACTCCTGCAGCCCCAACACCAGCGTGTCCTTCATTAGCACTGTCGCCACCATCCGCGCATCACAGCGGATTGGAAAGGGGCAAGAGATTCTCCACTGCTATG GGCCTCACAAGAGCCGGATGGGGGTTGCCGAAAGGCAGCAGAAGCTGAGGTCTCAGTATTTCTTTGACTGCACCTGTCCAGCTTGTCAGACTGAGGCACACAGGATGGCTGCAGGCCCCAGGTGGAAAGCATTCTGTTGCAACAGTTGCAGAGCTCCCATGCAG GGAGACGGCGTGCTGCGCTGTGGCAACAGATCTTGTGCAGAATCCGTCGTCAGCAGAGACCATCTAGTCTCTCGGTTACAGGACCTTCAGCAGCAGGTGGGAGTGGCCCAGAAGCTTCTCAGAGATGGTGAACTAG AGCGAGCCGTTCAGCTGCTGTCGGGGTGCCAGCGTGATGCCGAGAGCTTCCTGTGGGCAGAACACGCCATGGTGGGAGAGATCGCGGACGGCCTGGCCCGGGCCTGTGCTGCCTTAG GGGACTGGCAAAAGTCAGCCACCCACCTACAGAAGAGTCTCCGCGTGGTGGAGGTTCGCCACGGGCCGTCCAGCGTTGAAATGGGCCATGAGCTCTTCAAACTGGCCCAGATCTTCTTCAATGG GTTTGCAGTACCCGAAGCCCTGAGCGCAATCCAGAAGGCTGAGGAGGTTCTGTCGCTGCACTGTGGCCCGTGGGACGATGAAATCCAGGAGCTCCAGAAGATGAAATCCTGTTTATTGGACTTACCACCCACCCTTGTAAGGTCTTCAGTTTAG